In Paenibacillus dendritiformis, the DNA window CTCTCCTTCTTCCCTACCATCTGAAATCCGATCGTCGGAATGCAGTTATTGCCCCCGCCCGCCGCATCCTCATCGAACAGCCATAGCGGAAAGTTGCTCAATAAGCCTCCATCGACGATGTAGGAGAACTGCTGGTTGAACGGCTTGCTTTTGCGGACGGCAGACTGGAAGGATTGACGGATGATGACCGGATCAAAAAAATACGGAATGCTGGTGCTCATCCGCACGGCCCGGCTTACGGGAAACCGGTTCGGATCGACCCCGTACTGCTTAATATCGTCGGGAAGCACGAGCAGCCGGCCATTGGAAATATCCGAGGCGATGATGCGCAGCCGACCGGGCTTGACGTCTCCGAAGGTGCGAACCCCTTTTTCCAGCAGCCGCTGATGGATCCAGTATTCGAGCCGTTCCCCGGAATACAAGCCTTTTTTCAGCAACAGCCGCATGGCCGGTCCAATCCATTTGACTTGAAAAATGGGAGCCCGCTGCAAAAAGGAGGAAAATGGCATATCCATCATAAGCTGGCGCATCTCTTCCGCCGAATAGCCTGCAGCGATGAGCGCGGCCACGACGGAACCCGAAGAAGTTCCAGCCACGCGATGGAAGGAAAATCCGTAGTTTTCGGCGGCCTGTACCGCTCCGGCCAACGAAATGCCTTTGACGCCGCCGCCTTCAAAAACAGCATTGATTTTCATAGAGGGAATACCCCCTTCCGGCGCATACGCGGATCGTATTACTGTTATGTATGCGCGGAAGAGGGCGGTTATGATGGGTTACATAAGTCCACTGCGGTTATTGTTCATAATATTGCTTCAGCCGCGCAGCCACGTCCTTCGTATTGTTCAGCAAATCCTTGGCGCTGAAGAAGATGCTGCCGGCCAAGCTGTCATATTGCTTGTTGTAGTCCAGTTGGCGGATAAGCACATCGGCGCTGGACCAATCCTTCTCCTTCGCGTCCGCCAGCTTGTAGGCGGCATGCCCGATGTAGAGGTCGACGCCGGTGCCTGCCGTCTCCTTCACCCACCAGTCGACCAGCGTATCATAAGAAGCCGCTTTGTGGCCGATATGCCAATAGACTTGCGGAGCGATGTAGTCGATCCAGCCGTTCTTGATCCAGGTGCGCACATCGGCGTACAGATCGTCGTAGCTGTTGTAACCCGCCTGGGTCAACGAGCCCGTCGGATCGAGCGTCGAATTGCGCCATACCCCGAACGGGCTGACCCCGAAGCGGATATCCGCCTTGCTCGCCTTAATCTCTCCATTCAATTGCTGAATGAACTGATTGACGTTGTTGCGCCGCCAATCGCCTTTGTTGCTGAATACTTTGTTATACGCTTTATAGGAAGCGTCGTCACGGAATGGCTCGGCAGCTTGTCCGTACGGATAGAAGTAGTCATCCAGGTGGACCCCGTCGATATCGTATCCGTTCACCACTTCCATAATCGTATCGATAATGAACTGGCGCGCTTCCGGCACGCCCGGATCATACATCAGCTTGCCGCCGTGCTTGACGACCCAATCCGGATGCTGCTTCGCCGGATGATCGGCGGCCAGCTTGGCGATGTCTCCCTGGACGCTGATCCGGAACGGATTGAACCAGGCATGGAACTCCATTCCCCGCCGGTGCGTCTCCTCGATCATATACGCGAGCGGATCATACCCCGGGTCCTGCCCCTGCTTGCCTGTCAGCCATTCCGACCACGGAAGAAGCTTCGAAGGGAAGAAGGCGTCGGATGTCGGTCTCACCTGAACGAAGACCGCATTGAGCCCCATGCCTTGCAGCTTGTCCAGCATACCCGAATACTGTTTCTTCTGCTGCTCCGGGTTGGCCCCTTTGCGGGGATCGGCCGGCCAGTCAATGTTGTATACGGTGGAAATCCAAGTGCCTCTCAGGCCCTCGGTATGTACTTCTGCTTCCGCTCCTGCATTGCCTTGCGAGCCTGTATGGCCATTTGATCCGGTGTTGCCCTGCGAGCCTGCCTCGCTCGTGAGCAGGTTCACCCTGCGGTCCTGCTGATCCCACTTTACAGTGAGGCCCGTGTTCTCCCCGATGAACCGCAGCGGCACCATCGTACGGCTGTCCCGCATCTGCGCTCCCGCGTCCAGCGCCACCTTCTCCCCGTTCACGAGCGCCGTGTCGCTGCCAATCTTGAGCTGGATGACCGTGTCATCCTTGCGGAACTCCACCTCCTGCTTGCTCTTGTTCCAGCCTACCGTCGCACCGACCGCTTCCCCGACGGCCCGGAACGGAAGCATCGTTACGTTCTTCCCCGGCACCAGGTAAGGCGCCACGTCCGTGACGAGCCTCTCCTGATCGAGATAAATGGAAATGTCATTCGCCGCTGCCTGTGCAGGCGCCGCCAATCCGGCCCCGAACAGCAGCGCCGCCATCGTCCCCGACAGGAGGCGTCTCCAGATTCTCATCAATCCTCTCTCTCCCTTGCATCTGTTATTTCAGACTTGATCAATTATTCAAGTCCTACTCTATTAGACGCACAAAACAAAACATCTGTTTCTCTCGAAACAGATGTTTTTACGAAGATTCGTTCTCCAATTCGCCGCGTACGCCGGCGAGATCCTTAATGCGCTCGGGGTCACGCTTGAAATATTCGACAAGCGCTTCGATGCACGTAATGGAATCCCAGCTCAAGTGATGCTCGATTCCTTCCACATCCGTGTAGATGTTCTCATGCTGCACGCCGATCATCTCCAGGAATTCCTCGAGCAGATGATGGCGGTCCATAAGCCGTTTGCCGATTTTTTTGCCCTTGCTCGTCAGCACGAGCCCGCGGTATTTCTCATAAATCAGATATTGATCCTTATCCAGCTTCTGAATCATCTTCGTGACGGAAGATGGATGTACCTCCAGCCCTTCCGCAATATCCGATACACGGGCGTACCCTTTCTCATCAATCAGCTTATAAATGCGTTCCAAATAATCTTCCATGCTTGGCGTAGGCATCAAGCGTCCCTCATTTCATCCACGATCGCTAACAATATCCATAAGATAGTGTACCATGTTCATGTAAGCAAGTTCAACCATAGCAGGGAAATACGGCTTTTTCCAAGCGGTTCTGCCTGAAAATGACGCATACTTCGCCTGCGCGCTTCATGCCCCGATCCCCATTCCGGATACAGCAAGGGAATCGCTTCTTTCGTTTGAGAGGTGCGGCAGCAGCCGCATTTCTTTTATCTTAAGGCTAACCTACATGTTCCCCAGGTCAAGCAAAACCTCTTGTGTCGAGCCGCTATACCTGTCCTTCTCCCCCGTAAAGTACTCATCTACCAGCTTTTGCAAATGCTTGTAGTTGGCAATTTCTGCCTTGATTGCAATGATTCCTTGGTTGTCGATCAGCATCGCAGCAGGAATTCCTTTAATGTTATATATGGTAAATGCTTCAATGGAATGAAT includes these proteins:
- a CDS encoding patatin-like phospholipase family protein encodes the protein MKINAVFEGGGVKGISLAGAVQAAENYGFSFHRVAGTSSGSVVAALIAAGYSAEEMRQLMMDMPFSSFLQRAPIFQVKWIGPAMRLLLKKGLYSGERLEYWIHQRLLEKGVRTFGDVKPGRLRIIASDISNGRLLVLPDDIKQYGVDPNRFPVSRAVRMSTSIPYFFDPVIIRQSFQSAVRKSKPFNQQFSYIVDGGLLSNFPLWLFDEDAAGGGNNCIPTIGFQMVGKKESHPHRICGLLSMLQAIFGTMMSAHDQRYIEKHNQYRTIKIPTLGIGTTDFDLTLEQSMALFASGLEAGTEYFKNWDFGKYKEMFQAFHSLVHKI
- a CDS encoding family 10 glycosylhydrolase yields the protein MRIWRRLLSGTMAALLFGAGLAAPAQAAANDISIYLDQERLVTDVAPYLVPGKNVTMLPFRAVGEAVGATVGWNKSKQEVEFRKDDTVIQLKIGSDTALVNGEKVALDAGAQMRDSRTMVPLRFIGENTGLTVKWDQQDRRVNLLTSEAGSQGNTGSNGHTGSQGNAGAEAEVHTEGLRGTWISTVYNIDWPADPRKGANPEQQKKQYSGMLDKLQGMGLNAVFVQVRPTSDAFFPSKLLPWSEWLTGKQGQDPGYDPLAYMIEETHRRGMEFHAWFNPFRISVQGDIAKLAADHPAKQHPDWVVKHGGKLMYDPGVPEARQFIIDTIMEVVNGYDIDGVHLDDYFYPYGQAAEPFRDDASYKAYNKVFSNKGDWRRNNVNQFIQQLNGEIKASKADIRFGVSPFGVWRNSTLDPTGSLTQAGYNSYDDLYADVRTWIKNGWIDYIAPQVYWHIGHKAASYDTLVDWWVKETAGTGVDLYIGHAAYKLADAKEKDWSSADVLIRQLDYNKQYDSLAGSIFFSAKDLLNNTKDVAARLKQYYEQ
- the mntR gene encoding transcriptional regulator MntR, encoding MPTPSMEDYLERIYKLIDEKGYARVSDIAEGLEVHPSSVTKMIQKLDKDQYLIYEKYRGLVLTSKGKKIGKRLMDRHHLLEEFLEMIGVQHENIYTDVEGIEHHLSWDSITCIEALVEYFKRDPERIKDLAGVRGELENESS